A single window of Desulfonatronovibrio hydrogenovorans DSM 9292 DNA harbors:
- a CDS encoding cell division protein FtsQ/DivIB, with protein MAYAASIRTGLKATRYTRSREKGRIRRFFSVLSRVLGMSLMLVMSLGFLGLISLGLLLGYNKAVNSDFFALKDIEVIGNRQLTYAELTEQMNIHPGDSLLQLRMSKLQARLEQNPWIATVAVTREFPDRVMVRIKERQAYFWVQDDHRLFYADERGRIISEISPRRFVSLPILHVRGEQQEADLGAVVGFLESRNFPFPLQDVSWIRIRESGTVEIGISRQNLLIVLDRAQLGRSASRLSLVWADIKNQGEAQAVQRITLAGRNAWVAYAE; from the coding sequence ATGGCTTATGCTGCAAGCATCCGTACAGGCCTCAAAGCCACCAGGTACACCAGGTCCAGGGAAAAGGGCCGGATCAGAAGATTTTTCAGTGTGCTGAGCAGGGTCCTGGGCATGTCATTGATGCTGGTCATGAGTCTGGGCTTTCTCGGGCTGATCAGCCTGGGTCTTCTGCTGGGCTACAACAAGGCAGTGAACAGCGATTTTTTTGCCCTGAAGGATATTGAAGTCATTGGTAACAGACAACTGACCTATGCTGAACTGACTGAGCAGATGAATATTCATCCCGGAGACAGCCTGCTCCAGCTCAGGATGTCCAAGTTGCAGGCAAGGCTTGAGCAGAACCCCTGGATTGCAACAGTAGCCGTGACCAGGGAGTTCCCGGACAGGGTCATGGTCAGGATCAAAGAACGACAGGCCTACTTCTGGGTCCAGGACGACCACCGGCTGTTCTATGCAGATGAAAGGGGACGGATCATTTCTGAAATAAGCCCCAGGAGATTTGTTTCCCTTCCCATTCTTCATGTCCGTGGGGAACAGCAGGAAGCAGACCTGGGGGCGGTGGTCGGTTTCCTGGAAAGCAGAAATTTTCCCTTTCCTCTTCAGGATGTTTCCTGGATCAGGATCAGGGAGTCAGGAACAGTTGAAATAGGCATTTCAAGACAGAATCTGCTGATTGTCCTGGACCGGGCTCAGCTGGGCAGAAGTGCATCCCGGCTGAGCCTGGTGTGGGCGGATATTAAAAACCAGGGAGAAGCCCAAGCGGTTCAACGGATTACCCTTGCCGGCAGGAATGCCTGGGTGGCTTATGCTGAATAG
- the ftsA gene encoding cell division protein FtsA produces the protein MAKPDLIVGLDLGTTKISAVVGEMSPDGVDIVGIGTSPSTGLRKGVVVNIEQTVQSIKKALEEAELMAGCEIRSVYAGIAGSHIKGFNSHGVIAVKGGEVGSRDVERVIDAAKAVAIPLDREVIHILPQEYIVDDQRGIADPLGMAGVRLEVKVHIVTGAVSSAQNIVRSCHRSGLDVADIVLESLASSKAVLTEEEREIGVALVDIGGGTTDVAIFSNDSIKHTGVIAIGGANLTNDIAFGLRTPMVAAEKIKVRYGCALADIIQEDEVIEVPSVGGRPPRKLSRHVLAEICEPRMEELFALVDQELIRSGFKNSIGAGVVLTGGASLIEGSQELAEQIFNLPTRIGYPRKVGGLKDVVNNPMFATAVGVLIYGAEKESSEKSFRIRDKNMFNRILTKMRNWFVDIK, from the coding sequence ATGGCCAAACCTGATTTAATCGTGGGGCTTGACCTGGGCACAACCAAAATCTCAGCCGTGGTCGGGGAAATGTCTCCAGACGGGGTGGATATTGTAGGCATAGGGACCAGCCCGTCCACAGGCCTGCGCAAGGGCGTGGTTGTGAATATCGAGCAGACAGTTCAGTCCATCAAAAAGGCTTTGGAAGAAGCCGAACTGATGGCCGGCTGTGAGATAAGGTCGGTATATGCAGGCATAGCAGGAAGTCATATCAAGGGTTTTAACAGCCACGGGGTAATTGCAGTCAAGGGCGGAGAAGTGGGGAGCAGAGATGTTGAAAGGGTCATAGATGCGGCCAAGGCCGTGGCCATCCCCCTGGACCGTGAAGTCATCCATATTCTGCCCCAGGAATACATTGTGGACGACCAGAGGGGGATAGCTGATCCCCTGGGCATGGCCGGGGTGCGCCTGGAGGTCAAAGTGCATATTGTCACCGGAGCTGTCAGCAGCGCCCAGAATATTGTCAGATCCTGTCACCGGTCTGGCCTGGATGTTGCCGATATTGTTCTGGAGTCTCTGGCTTCGTCCAAGGCGGTCTTGACCGAGGAAGAAAGGGAAATCGGGGTGGCCCTGGTGGATATAGGCGGTGGAACCACTGATGTTGCCATTTTCAGCAATGACTCCATCAAACATACCGGAGTAATCGCCATTGGGGGGGCCAACCTGACCAATGACATTGCCTTTGGTCTGAGGACTCCCATGGTGGCGGCTGAAAAGATCAAGGTCAGATACGGCTGCGCCCTGGCCGACATAATTCAGGAAGACGAGGTAATCGAGGTCCCAAGCGTTGGCGGCAGGCCGCCCAGAAAGCTTTCCAGACATGTCCTGGCCGAGATCTGCGAGCCGCGCATGGAGGAACTCTTTGCCCTGGTGGACCAGGAGCTCATCCGTTCTGGATTCAAGAACTCCATTGGGGCCGGTGTTGTCCTGACCGGCGGAGCATCATTGATTGAAGGGTCCCAGGAGCTGGCCGAGCAGATTTTCAACCTGCCCACCAGGATCGGATATCCGAGAAAGGTGGGAGGACTGAAAGATGTGGTCAACAATCCCATGTTTGCCACAGCTGTGGGAGTCCTGATTTACGGAGCTGAAAAGGAGAGCTCTGAAAAGAGCTTTCGGATCAGGGACAAGAACATGTTCAACCGCATCCTGACCAAGATGCGCAATTGGTTTGTGGATATTAAATAG
- the ftsZ gene encoding cell division protein FtsZ, with protein MEYQEIEMEGNARIKVVGVGGGGGNAVNNMICSAMKGVTFIVANTDVQALKHSRAEYKIQLGEKLTKGLGAGADPDVGKEAAQESVDQIRESLQGCDMVFVTAGMGGGTGTGAAPVIARVAKEMDALTVAVVTKPFYFEGKRRRSQGDKGIAALKEVVDSIITIPNDRLLSLASKKASFLEMLKKADEVLYYGVKGISDLIMVPGLINLDFADVKAVMSEMGLAMMGTGIAKGEGRAREAAMKAITSPLLEDVSIDGARGVLMNVTCGTDLAIDEVSEAAEIIHEAAHEDAKIYFGTVFDQDIEDEIRITVIATGIEDAFDKIEETNPNVTKLSEAKRSGSKLVQRPRSMAVDPDSRENLNIPTYLRTKKKIDSLAGAETSSRTGQKNEEFIFDEDEFEIPSFIRRQAD; from the coding sequence ATGGAATACCAGGAAATCGAAATGGAAGGCAATGCCAGAATCAAAGTAGTGGGTGTTGGAGGAGGCGGTGGAAATGCCGTGAACAATATGATCTGCTCAGCCATGAAAGGAGTGACTTTTATCGTGGCCAACACTGATGTGCAGGCCTTGAAGCATTCCCGGGCTGAATACAAGATCCAGCTGGGGGAGAAACTGACCAAGGGTCTGGGGGCTGGAGCTGACCCTGATGTGGGCAAGGAAGCGGCCCAGGAAAGCGTGGATCAGATCCGTGAGTCTCTCCAGGGTTGTGATATGGTCTTTGTGACTGCCGGCATGGGCGGTGGTACAGGAACCGGAGCAGCCCCGGTCATCGCCAGGGTGGCCAAAGAGATGGATGCCCTGACCGTTGCAGTGGTGACCAAGCCGTTTTATTTTGAGGGCAAGAGGCGGCGCAGCCAGGGTGACAAAGGCATTGCAGCTCTCAAGGAAGTAGTGGACAGCATTATTACTATTCCCAATGACCGCTTATTGTCCCTGGCCTCCAAAAAGGCGTCATTTCTTGAGATGCTCAAGAAGGCTGATGAGGTCCTTTATTACGGAGTCAAAGGAATATCCGACCTGATCATGGTGCCTGGACTCATCAATCTGGACTTTGCCGATGTCAAGGCGGTCATGTCCGAGATGGGCCTGGCCATGATGGGAACCGGCATTGCCAAGGGCGAGGGACGGGCCAGAGAAGCCGCCATGAAGGCCATTACCAGTCCGCTGCTTGAAGACGTTTCCATTGACGGCGCCAGGGGTGTGCTTATGAACGTGACCTGCGGAACCGACCTGGCCATTGATGAGGTCAGTGAGGCTGCAGAGATTATTCATGAGGCAGCTCATGAAGACGCCAAAATATACTTTGGAACGGTCTTTGACCAGGATATTGAGGACGAGATCAGGATCACGGTTATTGCCACAGGTATTGAAGATGCTTTTGACAAGATCGAAGAGACCAATCCCAATGTGACCAAGTTGAGCGAAGCCAAGAGGTCCGGATCAAAGCTGGTCCAGCGTCCGCGGTCCATGGCAGTGGACCCTGACAGCAGGGAAAACCTGAATATTCCGACTTACCTGAGAACAAAGAAAAAGATTGATTCTCTTGCCGGAGCAGAGACCAGTTCCAGGACTGGCCAGAAAAATGAAGAATTCATTTTTGACGAGGATGAATTTGAGATTCCCTCGTTCATCAGGAGACAGGCAGATTAA
- a CDS encoding radical SAM protein — MTRNEPVSSREWGGRLPVALVFPEEESLALSTLGWQAVYNDLGRDSRFYVERFFWDKKLQGAASADSNKTIDLFPLVCFSLNFEGDFLNLIHILKSGQIPVLARDRSDWPLIMAGGPIAFLNPFPIIPSLDFLYVGESEGRFKAVAGFLKEVWLGHGGRHKTLKALSAFPGIFVPENENKVKRQVQGSGQLEHPAHSAFISNRSIFKDSLLIEINRGCGYGCRFCAAGFIYRPPRQAGLKRIQDLVETAAPRKVGLVGTALTDWKPLKPFLAWLADRRIKFSLSSMRADGLDWEFLQFLRKTGIRSITLAVEGISCRLRSAINKHFDQEKFFQAVELVSKLRFNNLKLYFILGLPGEKPDDFQELECFLKRLDQARTQGMGSRKKGVDLISISASMFVPKPWTPMQWAPMDQEDVFLEKAGKFRQLCAPYKGLKFNFERPFMARIQGLLSRGGPDVHELLLDTAENKNDWRKGLKNWSGSIKEYLDQELPLETSFPWEVMDMGIDRSYLEKEWQKYRKSLLTRPCPESGCQTCRRCGMQILLEEHEHGQNLF, encoded by the coding sequence ATGACCAGGAATGAACCAGTATCTTCCAGGGAATGGGGAGGTCGTCTTCCTGTTGCCCTGGTCTTTCCGGAAGAAGAGTCCCTTGCCCTGTCAACCCTGGGCTGGCAGGCGGTCTACAATGATCTTGGCAGGGACTCCAGATTTTACGTTGAACGCTTTTTCTGGGACAAAAAACTGCAGGGAGCGGCTTCAGCAGACTCCAACAAGACCATTGACCTCTTTCCCCTGGTCTGCTTCAGTCTGAACTTTGAAGGTGATTTCCTGAATTTGATTCATATCCTCAAATCCGGGCAGATACCGGTTCTGGCCCGGGATAGAAGCGATTGGCCCCTGATCATGGCCGGAGGGCCCATCGCTTTTTTAAATCCATTTCCCATCATTCCCAGTCTTGATTTTCTGTATGTTGGTGAGTCAGAAGGAAGGTTCAAGGCTGTGGCCGGTTTTCTCAAAGAAGTCTGGCTGGGCCATGGCGGAAGACATAAGACCCTTAAAGCATTGTCAGCTTTTCCTGGGATATTTGTTCCTGAAAATGAAAACAAGGTAAAAAGACAGGTTCAAGGATCAGGTCAGCTGGAACATCCTGCCCATTCGGCCTTTATCTCGAACCGGTCAATTTTTAAGGACAGTCTGCTTATTGAGATAAACAGGGGATGCGGCTATGGCTGCCGGTTCTGCGCTGCCGGATTCATATACAGGCCCCCAAGACAGGCCGGGTTAAAAAGGATTCAGGACCTGGTTGAAACGGCTGCACCCAGAAAAGTGGGACTGGTGGGTACAGCCCTGACCGACTGGAAGCCTCTCAAACCCTTTCTGGCCTGGCTCGCTGACCGAAGAATCAAGTTTTCCCTGTCCTCCATGCGGGCGGACGGTCTGGACTGGGAGTTTCTGCAGTTTCTCAGAAAAACCGGGATCAGGAGCATCACCCTTGCTGTTGAGGGCATCAGCTGCAGGCTCAGATCAGCCATAAACAAGCATTTTGACCAGGAAAAGTTTTTTCAGGCCGTGGAGCTGGTGAGCAAACTGAGGTTTAATAACCTCAAGCTGTATTTTATCCTGGGTCTGCCCGGTGAAAAACCAGATGATTTTCAGGAACTGGAATGCTTTTTAAAAAGGCTTGACCAGGCCAGAACTCAAGGCATGGGCTCCAGAAAAAAAGGCGTGGATCTGATCAGCATCAGCGCATCCATGTTTGTGCCCAAACCATGGACCCCCATGCAGTGGGCACCCATGGACCAGGAGGATGTCTTTCTGGAGAAGGCCGGGAAGTTCAGGCAGCTGTGTGCACCGTACAAAGGGTTGAAATTTAACTTTGAAAGGCCTTTCATGGCCAGGATTCAGGGACTGCTGTCCAGGGGAGGGCCGGATGTCCATGAGCTGCTGCTGGATACCGCTGAAAACAAAAATGACTGGAGAAAAGGTTTAAAGAACTGGTCAGGCAGCATTAAAGAGTACCTTGATCAGGAATTGCCACTGGAAACATCCTTTCCCTGGGAAGTTATGGACATGGGCATTGACAGAAGTTATCTGGAAAAGGAATGGCAAAAGTACAGGAAATCCCTGCTGACCAGACCGTGTCCGGAATCAGGTTGCCAGACATGCCGGAGGTGCGGTATGCAAATATTGCTGGAGGAGCATGAACATGGCCAGAATCTGTTTTAA
- a CDS encoding MoaD/ThiS family protein codes for MARICFKAFSFLQPRLRALGRDCFDQELEITENETVEDLVQSLGLGLDEVEAAFINGRVAPLSTRLKHGDSVALVPPGTPGPYRVLLGIRECKAK; via the coding sequence ATGGCCAGAATCTGTTTTAAGGCTTTTTCTTTTTTGCAGCCCAGGCTCAGGGCTCTGGGCCGGGACTGTTTTGACCAAGAGTTGGAAATAACTGAAAATGAAACTGTTGAAGACCTGGTCCAGAGTCTGGGACTCGGGCTTGATGAGGTTGAAGCAGCCTTTATTAATGGACGGGTGGCTCCGTTGTCGACCAGGCTTAAACACGGCGACAGTGTGGCCCTGGTCCCTCCGGGCACCCCCGGGCCTTACCGGGTTCTTCTGGGAATCAGAGAGTGCAAGGCAAAATAA
- a CDS encoding DUF6899 family protein, with product MPYISADRRQAFDQALEMLALEVRDQGELNYCIFKLSRLIIDRIGESYANLSMCSSAMEHAKLEWYRKALVPYEEKKIQENGGI from the coding sequence ATGCCGTATATTTCTGCTGACAGACGCCAGGCCTTTGATCAGGCCCTTGAAATGCTGGCCCTGGAGGTCCGGGACCAGGGCGAACTCAACTATTGCATCTTTAAGCTGTCCAGGCTGATTATTGACCGGATAGGTGAGAGCTATGCCAATCTGAGCATGTGTTCCAGTGCCATGGAGCATGCCAAACTGGAGTGGTACAGAAAGGCTCTGGTCCCTTACGAAGAAAAAAAGATTCAGGAGAACGGCGGGATTTAG
- the zupT gene encoding zinc transporter ZupT: MFEENLILAFSLTALAGLSTGIGSFIAFFTRHTNKAFLSIALGFSAGVMIYISFVELLPEALEMLESIHSNEAAAWIMTLGFFAGVFFIGIIDRLVPEHENPHQARKVEEVHQGVDRRKMHRMGVFAALAIAIHNFPEGMATFFATLADPTLGIAIAIAIALHNIPEGIAVAVPIYYATKSRAKAFWLSMATGLAEPLGALIGFLILRPFINPTSMGFIFAFIAGIMVFISLDELFPAAKEYGQGHLAIYALVAGMLVMAATLLMLM, translated from the coding sequence ATGTTTGAAGAAAACCTGATCCTGGCTTTTTCCCTGACCGCCCTGGCCGGACTCTCCACCGGCATAGGCAGTTTCATCGCCTTTTTCACCAGGCATACCAATAAGGCTTTTCTGTCCATAGCCCTGGGCTTTTCCGCCGGGGTGATGATCTATATTTCCTTTGTAGAGCTGCTGCCGGAAGCCCTGGAAATGCTGGAGTCCATCCACAGCAATGAAGCAGCAGCCTGGATCATGACCCTGGGATTCTTTGCCGGGGTATTCTTCATTGGAATCATTGACCGGCTGGTTCCGGAGCATGAAAACCCTCACCAGGCCAGAAAGGTGGAAGAAGTCCATCAGGGTGTGGACCGCAGAAAAATGCACCGGATGGGGGTTTTTGCAGCCCTGGCCATTGCCATCCACAACTTTCCTGAAGGCATGGCCACCTTTTTTGCCACCCTGGCAGATCCGACCCTGGGGATTGCCATCGCCATCGCCATTGCCCTGCACAACATTCCCGAAGGCATAGCTGTAGCTGTTCCCATATATTATGCCACCAAAAGCAGGGCCAAGGCTTTCTGGCTTTCCATGGCCACCGGGCTGGCCGAACCCCTTGGCGCCCTTATCGGCTTCCTTATCCTGCGCCCTTTTATTAATCCCACGTCCATGGGATTTATCTTTGCCTTTATTGCCGGGATCATGGTCTTCATATCTCTGGATGAACTCTTTCCAGCAGCCAAGGAATACGGACAGGGCCACCTGGCTATCTACGCCCTTGTTGCAGGAATGCTGGTCATGGCCGCAACCCTGCTCATGCTCATGTAA
- a CDS encoding AI-2E family transporter: protein MQLIKTWFQRQFGNPQVVILMVLLLTGFGVIYFLGKMLVPFFAGLIIAYLLDGVVKHLTKRGVPRLLAVILVFLFFMLILLFSIFWLVPQLTKQVTQLVQQLPNMISETQNLLLQLPEHYPKFISEEQVYEIFSVIRGEVGKLAQNILSISVASVMGLITLLVYLIIVPLLVFFFLMDKEKIIGWFSGFLPRDRSLAVQVWEDVNIQIANYIRGKTWEIIIVWIVTFLVFTLLKLQYAMLLGAIVGFSVLIPYVGAAVATIPVAMVAYFQWGIGSELVWVLIVYAIIQMIDGNVLAPLLLAEVVDIHPVAVIASILVFGGLWGFVGIFFAIPLATLIQAIIKAWPAYEDIVPPEPVPAADPENS from the coding sequence ATGCAGCTGATCAAGACCTGGTTTCAAAGACAATTCGGCAATCCTCAGGTTGTCATTTTGATGGTCCTGCTCTTGACCGGATTCGGAGTAATCTACTTTCTGGGAAAGATGCTGGTTCCTTTTTTTGCGGGGCTGATCATTGCCTATCTCCTGGACGGGGTGGTTAAACACCTGACCAAAAGGGGAGTGCCCAGGCTGCTGGCGGTGATACTTGTTTTCCTGTTTTTCATGCTCATCCTGCTTTTCAGTATCTTCTGGCTGGTGCCTCAATTGACTAAACAGGTCACCCAGCTGGTTCAACAGCTTCCCAATATGATCAGTGAAACCCAGAATCTTCTTCTGCAGCTGCCGGAACACTATCCCAAATTTATTTCTGAAGAACAGGTCTATGAAATTTTTTCAGTCATCCGGGGAGAGGTGGGCAAGCTGGCCCAGAACATCCTGTCCATATCAGTGGCATCGGTAATGGGCCTCATTACTCTTCTGGTTTATCTGATTATTGTGCCGCTCTTGGTCTTCTTCTTTCTCATGGACAAGGAAAAGATCATTGGCTGGTTTTCCGGGTTTCTGCCCAGGGATCGTTCCCTGGCGGTCCAGGTCTGGGAGGATGTGAACATTCAGATTGCCAACTATATCCGGGGTAAAACCTGGGAAATAATCATTGTCTGGATTGTAACCTTCCTGGTCTTTACTCTGTTGAAACTCCAGTACGCCATGCTCCTGGGGGCCATTGTGGGCTTTTCAGTCCTGATACCCTATGTGGGAGCTGCTGTGGCCACCATCCCTGTGGCCATGGTGGCCTATTTTCAGTGGGGCATCGGCTCTGAGCTGGTCTGGGTCCTGATTGTCTACGCCATCATCCAGATGATTGACGGTAATGTCCTGGCTCCCTTGCTCCTGGCCGAAGTTGTGGATATCCATCCAGTGGCGGTGATTGCCTCCATCCTGGTGTTTGGAGGGTTGTGGGGATTTGTGGGCATATTTTTTGCCATTCCCTTAGCCACCCTTATTCAGGCCATAATCAAGGCCTGGCCTGCCTATGAAGATATTGTTCCTCCAGAGCCTGTTCCAGCAGCCGATCCAGAAAACAGCTGA
- a CDS encoding uracil-xanthine permease family protein: MADSNTVEYRFHPKDSLLGAQILFVAFGALVLVPLLTGLDPNVALFTAGVGTIIFQIITRRQIPIFLASSFAFIAPIIYGVNTWGIPATMCGLMAAGLLYVLLSLIISLRGPGIVLRILPPIVTGPVIMVIGLILAPVAVNMALGKTGDGSVQLVPETTAIFISMVSLGVTIAISLFAKGIFRLVPILFGIISGYVLCLAMGLVDFTPVREAAWLAMPNFTLPEWNWHAILFIVPVAIAPAIEHFGDVMAISSVTGKNYLEKPGVNKTLLGDGLATSFASMVGGPPNTTYSEVTGAVALLKIFNVGVMTWAAIFAILLAFVAKVGAILSTIPVPVMGGIMILLFGAIMVVGIGSLVRAGIDMMQPRNLAIAAVIVVFGVGGMSFSAGEFSLQGIGLAGIIGVVLNLILPHPRKVQE; the protein is encoded by the coding sequence ATGGCGGATTCCAACACTGTTGAATACCGGTTTCATCCCAAGGACAGCCTCCTGGGAGCACAGATTCTCTTTGTGGCCTTTGGTGCTCTGGTTCTGGTACCCCTTCTGACCGGCCTTGACCCCAATGTGGCCCTTTTCACAGCCGGTGTGGGAACCATAATTTTTCAGATTATCACCAGAAGACAGATCCCCATATTTCTGGCTTCTTCCTTTGCCTTCATTGCCCCCATCATTTACGGAGTCAATACCTGGGGAATTCCAGCCACCATGTGCGGCCTCATGGCCGCGGGCCTGCTGTACGTGCTCCTGAGCCTGATCATTTCTCTGCGCGGACCCGGAATAGTCCTGAGGATCCTGCCTCCCATCGTTACCGGACCGGTAATCATGGTCATCGGGCTTATCCTGGCCCCAGTGGCTGTAAACATGGCCCTGGGAAAGACCGGAGACGGCTCGGTTCAGCTCGTGCCTGAAACAACCGCCATATTCATCTCCATGGTCTCCCTTGGAGTGACCATTGCCATTTCCCTCTTTGCCAAAGGCATTTTCAGACTGGTTCCCATCCTTTTCGGCATTATCTCAGGATATGTGCTCTGTCTGGCCATGGGGCTTGTGGATTTTACCCCGGTCCGGGAGGCAGCCTGGCTGGCCATGCCCAACTTCACCCTTCCTGAATGGAACTGGCACGCCATCCTGTTCATCGTTCCAGTGGCTATTGCCCCGGCCATTGAACACTTCGGGGATGTCATGGCCATCAGTTCGGTAACCGGGAAAAACTATCTGGAAAAGCCGGGCGTGAACAAAACCCTTTTGGGTGACGGTCTGGCCACATCCTTTGCTTCCATGGTTGGAGGCCCCCCCAACACCACCTATTCAGAAGTGACAGGAGCAGTGGCTCTGCTCAAAATATTCAATGTGGGCGTCATGACCTGGGCAGCCATATTTGCCATTCTTCTGGCCTTTGTGGCCAAGGTGGGGGCGATTCTCTCCACCATACCTGTACCAGTTATGGGCGGAATAATGATTCTGCTCTTCGGGGCCATCATGGTGGTGGGCATCGGAAGCCTGGTAAGGGCCGGGATTGACATGATGCAGCCCAGAAACCTGGCCATTGCTGCGGTCATTGTGGTCTTCGGCGTGGGGGGAATGTCTTTTTCCGCAGGTGAGTTCTCCCTGCAGGGCATTGGCCTGGCCGGAATAATCGGGGTCGTGCTGAATCTGATCCTGCCCCATCCCAGGAAGGTCCAGGAATAG
- the upp gene encoding uracil phosphoribosyltransferase has product MSVKVVDHPLVRHKLGIMRKHDVSTKNFRSLALELTRFLTYEATQDLEMETRTIQGWAGPVKVESIKGKKITLVPILRAGLGMLDGALDLIPGAKVSVVGLYRNEETLEPVRYYVKLASNMPDRTALILDPMLATGGTLMATIDLLKEAGCRKIKGLFLVAAPEGLERVTRAHPELDIFLASIDERLNDKGYILPGLGDAGDKIFGTR; this is encoded by the coding sequence TTGTCTGTAAAAGTTGTTGATCATCCTCTGGTCCGGCATAAGCTGGGCATCATGCGCAAACACGATGTAAGTACCAAGAACTTCAGATCACTGGCCCTTGAACTGACCAGATTCCTCACTTACGAGGCCACTCAGGATCTGGAGATGGAAACCAGGACCATTCAGGGCTGGGCAGGACCGGTAAAGGTCGAGTCGATTAAAGGGAAAAAAATCACCCTGGTTCCCATCCTCCGGGCAGGGCTGGGCATGCTGGACGGAGCACTGGATCTCATTCCCGGGGCAAAGGTCAGTGTGGTTGGACTTTATAGAAATGAAGAAACTCTTGAGCCTGTCCGCTATTACGTCAAGCTGGCCTCCAACATGCCCGACAGAACCGCCTTGATTCTTGATCCCATGCTGGCTACAGGCGGGACTCTCATGGCCACCATCGACCTGCTCAAAGAAGCCGGCTGCCGGAAGATCAAGGGACTGTTCCTGGTTGCTGCCCCCGAGGGTCTGGAACGGGTGACCAGGGCTCATCCTGAACTGGACATCTTTCTGGCTTCCATTGATGAAAGACTCAATGACAAGGGGTATATCCTGCCCGGCCTGGGAGATGCCGGCGACAAAATTTTCGGAACCAGATAG
- the hslV gene encoding ATP-dependent protease subunit HslV: MIIKGTTILAVKKNGQVAMAGDGQVTMGQAVVMKHTAKKVRRMYNQQVVAGFAGATADAFTLFERFEARLEEYRGNLLRSSVELAKEWRMDKYLRRLEAMLIVADKENILIISGTGDVIEPDDGIAAIGSGGPYALAAARALSQNSDYQPSDIVEKSMRIAADICVYTNQNIILEKID; the protein is encoded by the coding sequence ATGATAATAAAGGGCACGACCATCCTGGCCGTAAAAAAGAACGGGCAGGTTGCCATGGCTGGAGACGGACAGGTTACCATGGGCCAGGCCGTGGTGATGAAACATACTGCCAAAAAGGTCAGGAGGATGTATAATCAGCAGGTTGTGGCCGGTTTTGCCGGAGCCACTGCTGATGCATTCACCCTGTTTGAGCGCTTTGAAGCCAGGCTGGAAGAGTATCGGGGCAACCTCCTCAGATCCAGTGTTGAACTGGCCAAGGAGTGGCGGATGGATAAATATCTGCGCCGACTGGAAGCCATGCTCATTGTAGCGGACAAGGAAAATATCCTGATCATCAGCGGCACCGGAGATGTGATCGAACCGGATGACGGCATCGCAGCCATTGGATCGGGCGGCCCCTATGCCCTGGCTGCTGCCAGGGCCCTGAGCCAGAATTCCGATTACCAGCCCTCAGATATTGTTGAGAAGTCCATGCGGATTGCCGCTGATATCTGCGTCTACACCAACCAGAACATCATCCTGGAAAAAATCGATTAA